One window of the Sphaerochaeta associata genome contains the following:
- a CDS encoding phage major capsid protein produces MRAQRAKTWEQAKAFLDSRRNDKGILSAEDTATYERMEAEIVDLGHEIERQERIEAFERELNAHVGSPITSRPDGAQKAEKKAGRASDEYRKAFWNHLRRRENAPELRNALQVGTDTEGGYLVPDEFEHTLVTALEEENLFRSIARIIQTASGDRKIPISASKGEAAWIDEEGTYPESDDSFGQVSISAYKLGTIIKVSEELINDSVFDIESYIATEFARRIGAKEEAAFFTGDGSGKPLGILAATGGAQIGVNAASATALHADEVIDLYYALRSPYRKNAVWVTNDATVKALRKLKDGNGQYIWQPSLTAGTPDTILSCPVKTSAYMPEIASGAKTLAFGDFSYYWIADRQGRTFKRLGELFAPTGQVGFLGSQRVDGRLILGEAVKVLQQKA; encoded by the coding sequence ATGCGTGCACAGCGCGCGAAGACCTGGGAACAGGCAAAGGCATTCCTCGACTCCAGGCGCAACGACAAGGGCATCCTGAGCGCCGAGGATACCGCGACATACGAAAGGATGGAGGCCGAGATCGTGGATCTGGGCCACGAGATCGAGCGCCAGGAGCGCATCGAGGCATTCGAGCGCGAGCTGAACGCACACGTGGGCTCTCCCATCACCAGCCGCCCCGATGGAGCACAGAAGGCTGAGAAGAAAGCTGGACGAGCTTCGGACGAGTATCGAAAGGCATTCTGGAACCACCTCAGGCGCCGCGAAAACGCACCAGAACTGCGTAACGCATTGCAGGTGGGAACCGACACCGAAGGCGGCTACCTGGTGCCCGACGAATTCGAACACACCCTCGTAACGGCACTGGAGGAGGAGAACCTGTTCCGCTCAATTGCCAGGATCATCCAGACTGCCAGCGGCGATCGCAAGATTCCCATTTCCGCATCCAAGGGCGAGGCGGCATGGATCGACGAGGAGGGAACGTATCCTGAGAGCGATGACAGCTTCGGGCAGGTGAGCATCAGCGCCTACAAGCTGGGTACGATCATCAAAGTTTCCGAGGAGCTCATCAACGACAGTGTGTTCGACATCGAGAGCTACATCGCCACCGAGTTCGCCCGCCGCATCGGGGCCAAGGAAGAGGCAGCGTTCTTCACCGGGGACGGATCGGGCAAGCCTCTGGGTATCCTCGCGGCCACCGGAGGGGCGCAGATCGGCGTCAACGCGGCTTCCGCAACCGCCCTGCATGCCGACGAAGTCATCGATCTGTATTATGCACTGCGATCTCCGTATCGCAAGAATGCGGTGTGGGTGACCAACGATGCCACCGTCAAGGCGCTTCGCAAGCTCAAGGACGGCAACGGGCAGTACATCTGGCAGCCTTCGCTGACTGCAGGCACCCCCGACACCATCCTCAGCTGTCCGGTGAAGACCTCGGCTTACATGCCCGAAATCGCAAGTGGAGCCAAGACACTGGCATTCGGGGACTTCTCGTACTACTGGATCGCCGACCGCCAGGGACGTACCTTCAAGCGTCTTGGCGAACTGTTCGCCCCGACCGGGCAGGTGGGATTCCTGGGAAGCCAACGTGTGGATGGGCGCCTGATCCTCGGTGAGGCCGTCAAGGTCCTGCAGCAGAAAGCCTAA
- a CDS encoding phage portal protein yields the protein MGLLSKLVTRTRDKPQNRTSGSSYSFLFGGSTSGKAVNERSSMQMTAVYACVRILAEAIAGLPLHLYRHDDDSSKHKAKDHPLYTLLHSEPNAEMTSFVFRETLMTHLLLWGNAYAQIIRNGKGQVAALYPLMPNRMQVDRDKSGKLYYQYTTSAEDAPTMQGNSVVLDASEVLHIPGLGFDGLVGYSPIAMAKNAIGMAIACEEYGAKFFANGAAPSGVLEHPGTVKDPIRLRDTWQGQFGGSSNSHKVAVLEEGMKYTPISISPEQAQFLQTRKFQINEIARIFRVPPHMVGDLEKSSFSNIEQQSLEFVKYTLDPWVIRWEQALSRALLASDEKQTHFFRFNVEGLLRGDYQSRMGGYATARQNGWMSANDIRTLEDMDQIADEDGGNLYLINGNMLPLSRAGAFADKVTNTSQEESNEEQEVLAMEKPERRRRQSENP from the coding sequence ATGGGACTCTTATCCAAGCTTGTCACCAGAACGCGTGACAAACCGCAAAACAGGACCAGCGGGTCCTCATACAGTTTTCTCTTCGGAGGATCGACATCCGGCAAGGCGGTGAACGAACGATCGTCGATGCAGATGACCGCAGTCTATGCATGCGTGCGAATCCTCGCCGAGGCGATCGCAGGACTGCCGCTACACCTCTACCGTCACGACGATGACTCGAGCAAACACAAGGCCAAGGATCATCCGCTGTACACCCTGCTGCACAGCGAGCCCAATGCGGAGATGACCAGCTTCGTGTTCCGCGAGACGCTGATGACCCACCTGCTGCTCTGGGGCAATGCGTATGCGCAGATCATCCGAAACGGCAAGGGCCAGGTTGCCGCGCTCTATCCGCTGATGCCTAACCGCATGCAGGTCGACCGCGACAAGAGTGGCAAGCTCTACTACCAATACACCACCAGCGCCGAGGACGCTCCCACCATGCAGGGAAACTCGGTGGTTCTGGACGCCTCAGAGGTGTTGCACATCCCGGGCCTGGGCTTTGACGGGTTGGTGGGCTACTCGCCGATTGCTATGGCAAAGAATGCCATCGGTATGGCGATAGCCTGTGAGGAGTATGGGGCGAAGTTTTTCGCCAACGGGGCTGCCCCAAGCGGGGTGCTGGAGCATCCGGGAACGGTGAAGGACCCTATACGCCTGCGCGATACGTGGCAAGGCCAATTCGGCGGCTCTTCCAATTCGCACAAGGTCGCGGTACTCGAAGAGGGAATGAAATACACCCCCATCTCGATCTCGCCCGAGCAGGCGCAGTTTTTGCAGACACGCAAGTTCCAGATCAACGAGATCGCACGCATCTTCCGCGTCCCCCCTCACATGGTGGGGGACCTGGAGAAGTCCTCGTTCAGCAACATCGAGCAGCAGTCCCTGGAGTTCGTCAAGTACACACTCGACCCGTGGGTCATCCGCTGGGAGCAGGCGCTTTCGCGAGCACTGTTGGCCTCCGATGAGAAGCAGACGCATTTCTTTCGCTTCAACGTCGAGGGTCTGCTGCGTGGCGACTACCAGAGCCGCATGGGCGGGTATGCCACCGCACGCCAGAACGGTTGGATGAGTGCCAACGATATCCGAACGCTGGAGGACATGGACCAGATAGCCGACGAGGACGGGGGGAACCTCTACCTCATCAACGGAAACATGCTCCCCCTCTCTCGGGCAGGGGCATTCGCAGACAAGGTTACCAACACATCCCAGGAGGAGAGTAATGAAGAACAAGAAGTTCTGGCAATGGAAAAACCAGAGCGAAGACGAAGGCAGAGCGAGAATCCTTGA
- a CDS encoding head fiber protein, whose protein sequence is MSYNTKNYREQGGEKTVIGGEVILAANAKVTIDPAAVIEGLPGGNFTPAASQADSTATTIEELVLDFNALLAKLRSAGLMAS, encoded by the coding sequence ATGTCATACAACACCAAGAACTACCGCGAGCAAGGCGGTGAGAAAACTGTAATCGGCGGCGAGGTGATCCTCGCTGCGAATGCGAAGGTAACCATCGATCCTGCGGCAGTCATCGAAGGGCTGCCCGGTGGAAACTTCACCCCCGCTGCCAGCCAAGCAGATAGCACGGCTACCACCATCGAAGAGCTGGTGCTGGATTTCAATGCACTGCTGGCTAAGCTCAGGAGTGCGGGTCTCATGGCCAGCTGA
- a CDS encoding head maturation protease, ClpP-related, whose amino-acid sequence MKNKKFWQWKNQSEDEGRARILELSGTIAEESWFDDDVTPEQFKDELFADNDEVTIWINSPGGDCIAASRIYAMLMDYPGAITVKIDGIAASAASVIAMAGTKVLMAPTALMMIHNPMTLAYGNHQDMQKAIGMLDEVKESIVNAYEIKTNLTRARISHLMDNETWMNAKKAIELGFADAILEDAKKASNEASYAFSMRTSQLSLMNKITETYAIAEDQEPPEEGTTGLNELEKRLNLIKPQ is encoded by the coding sequence ATGAAGAACAAGAAGTTCTGGCAATGGAAAAACCAGAGCGAAGACGAAGGCAGAGCGAGAATCCTTGAGCTTTCGGGCACGATCGCCGAGGAGAGCTGGTTCGATGATGATGTCACCCCCGAGCAGTTCAAGGATGAGCTGTTCGCCGACAACGACGAGGTGACCATCTGGATCAACAGCCCCGGTGGGGATTGCATCGCAGCGAGTCGCATCTACGCGATGCTCATGGATTATCCGGGAGCAATCACGGTGAAGATCGACGGGATCGCAGCGAGCGCAGCTTCGGTCATCGCGATGGCGGGCACCAAGGTCCTGATGGCACCCACCGCACTCATGATGATCCACAACCCCATGACGCTCGCCTATGGCAACCATCAGGACATGCAAAAGGCCATCGGCATGCTCGATGAGGTCAAAGAGAGCATCGTGAATGCCTACGAGATCAAGACAAATCTCACCCGGGCGAGGATCAGCCACCTGATGGACAACGAGACGTGGATGAATGCAAAGAAGGCCATCGAGTTGGGCTTCGCCGATGCGATCCTCGAGGACGCGAAGAAAGCGTCCAATGAGGCATCGTATGCATTCTCGATGCGCACCTCGCAGCTCTCACTGATGAACAAGATCACCGAAACCTATGCAATCGCAGAAGACCAGGAGCCACCTGAGGAAGGCACAACCGGGCTTAACGAGCTCGAGAAACGACTGAATCTCATCAAACCCCAATAG
- a CDS encoding phage tail tube protein gives MAFYTGTGSRLQAGKESSFAQAASPTTLVDLTSESIKVAVEKGDEGSLLGSKTASNRDLLAVTVEGSVSFILRPESAGLILHAALGGEDTCAQVGDSESYTHTIGLCDVNEALPSLTFTIDRKAAIKRYAGCTISALSLDCAAGDYVKGSIDIKGTTEENGTIEEALKSFSIPSYRCTNATFTVNGSTYDITSASLKIDNALESSPRTYASGLYAGRPQHGKRAVTINFEIPYSAEVETLKSSYLTSEENASVQLTFSSPTAGHSITITLSHVAISEVDANVGGTGILSSTVAGEALSVGEAEPITIVITDKISTPYGG, from the coding sequence ATGGCATTTTACACAGGAACGGGATCGCGGCTTCAGGCGGGCAAGGAAAGCTCCTTCGCCCAAGCGGCCAGTCCCACGACACTGGTCGACCTGACCAGCGAGAGCATCAAGGTGGCTGTCGAGAAAGGTGACGAGGGCTCGCTGCTGGGAAGCAAGACCGCATCAAATAGGGATCTGTTGGCAGTGACGGTGGAGGGCTCGGTGAGCTTCATCCTCCGGCCCGAATCGGCCGGTCTCATCCTGCACGCCGCCCTGGGGGGAGAAGACACCTGCGCCCAGGTGGGAGACTCGGAATCGTACACCCACACCATCGGCCTTTGCGATGTGAACGAGGCACTTCCCAGCCTCACCTTCACCATCGACCGCAAGGCGGCAATCAAGCGCTACGCGGGGTGCACCATCAGCGCCCTCAGCCTGGATTGCGCAGCCGGCGATTATGTGAAGGGCAGCATAGACATCAAGGGGACCACTGAAGAGAACGGAACCATTGAAGAGGCACTGAAGAGCTTCTCCATCCCCTCGTACCGGTGCACCAATGCGACCTTCACGGTCAACGGAAGCACGTACGACATCACCAGCGCATCGTTGAAGATCGACAACGCGCTCGAAAGCTCCCCGCGTACCTATGCCTCGGGCCTGTATGCAGGCAGGCCCCAGCATGGAAAGAGAGCTGTGACCATCAACTTCGAGATCCCCTACAGCGCCGAGGTGGAAACGCTCAAGAGTTCGTACCTGACCAGCGAGGAGAACGCTTCTGTTCAGCTGACCTTCTCATCCCCTACCGCAGGGCACAGCATCACCATCACCCTCTCGCATGTAGCGATCAGCGAGGTGGATGCAAATGTCGGGGGAACGGGCATACTCAGCTCCACCGTTGCAGGCGAGGCACTCAGTGTGGGAGAAGCCGAACCGATAACCATCGTGATCACAGACAAGATTTCCACACCCTACGGAGGATAA
- a CDS encoding terminase large subunit, translating into MAKESTYDKTLADRAVGFIECLCHTKGVWAGKPFKLLPWQERIIRDLFGIVKNDGYRQFNTAYIEIPKKNGKSELAAAVALLLTCGDFEERAEVYGCAADRQQASIVFEVAADMVRMCPSLNRRVKILAATKRIVYLPTNSFYQVLSAEAYSKHGFNIHGVVFDELHTQPNRKLFDVMTKGSGDARAQPLFFLITTAGTDQHSICYEQHQKAKDIIEGRKHDKTFYPVIYGSEEDDDWTDTKTWKKANPSLGHTITLEKVKAACDSARQNPGEENVFRQLRLNQWVKQAVRWMPMEKWDLCNFPVDAEELEGRVCYGGLDLSSTTDITAFVLVFPPRNENDKFVILPWFWIPEDSLGLRVRRDHVPYDVWERTGHVQTTEGNVVHYGFIEAFIGELGKRYNIREIAFDRWGAVQMVQNLEGMGYTVVPFGQGFKDMSPPTKELMKLVLGRSIAHAGHPVLRWMMDNIFIRTDPAGNIKPDKQKSTEKIDGAVATIMALDRAIRCGNEVRESVYEDRGILFI; encoded by the coding sequence ATGGCAAAGGAATCAACCTACGACAAGACCCTGGCCGACCGTGCAGTTGGGTTCATCGAATGCCTCTGCCACACCAAGGGGGTTTGGGCGGGAAAGCCCTTCAAGCTGCTTCCCTGGCAGGAGAGAATCATCCGCGACCTGTTCGGCATCGTCAAGAATGATGGATATCGGCAGTTCAACACCGCCTACATCGAGATCCCCAAGAAGAACGGAAAGAGCGAACTTGCAGCAGCGGTGGCGCTGTTGCTCACCTGCGGGGACTTCGAGGAACGCGCCGAGGTCTACGGGTGTGCAGCCGACCGCCAGCAGGCATCGATCGTATTCGAAGTGGCAGCGGACATGGTGCGCATGTGTCCCTCGCTGAATCGACGCGTCAAGATCCTCGCCGCTACCAAGCGCATCGTGTACCTGCCGACCAACAGCTTTTATCAGGTGCTGAGCGCCGAAGCTTACTCCAAGCACGGATTCAATATCCATGGGGTGGTCTTTGATGAACTGCACACCCAGCCCAACCGCAAGCTCTTCGATGTCATGACCAAGGGCTCGGGCGATGCCAGGGCCCAGCCGCTGTTCTTTCTGATCACCACCGCAGGCACCGACCAGCACTCCATCTGCTACGAGCAGCACCAGAAGGCCAAGGACATCATCGAAGGTCGCAAACACGACAAGACCTTCTACCCGGTGATCTACGGCTCAGAAGAGGACGACGACTGGACCGATACAAAGACATGGAAGAAAGCCAACCCGTCGCTTGGGCATACCATCACCCTCGAGAAGGTGAAGGCGGCCTGTGACAGCGCAAGGCAGAACCCGGGCGAGGAGAACGTGTTTCGTCAGCTCAGGCTCAACCAATGGGTCAAGCAGGCGGTGCGCTGGATGCCGATGGAGAAATGGGACCTGTGCAACTTCCCCGTCGATGCCGAGGAGCTCGAGGGCAGGGTCTGTTACGGGGGACTGGACCTCTCAAGCACCACCGATATCACTGCGTTCGTGCTCGTATTCCCACCCAGGAATGAAAATGACAAGTTCGTGATCCTCCCCTGGTTCTGGATACCCGAGGACAGCCTGGGCCTGCGTGTGAGGCGTGATCATGTGCCCTACGACGTATGGGAACGAACCGGCCACGTACAGACCACCGAAGGCAACGTGGTCCACTACGGCTTCATCGAGGCCTTCATCGGCGAGCTCGGCAAGAGATACAACATCCGAGAGATCGCGTTCGACCGTTGGGGAGCGGTACAGATGGTGCAGAACCTTGAGGGCATGGGCTACACGGTGGTGCCCTTCGGACAGGGATTCAAAGATATGAGCCCCCCGACCAAGGAGCTGATGAAGCTGGTATTGGGGCGGAGTATCGCACATGCAGGCCATCCGGTGCTCCGCTGGATGATGGACAACATTTTCATTCGCACCGACCCGGCTGGGAACATCAAGCCCGACAAGCAGAAGTCCACAGAGAAGATCGACGGCGCGGTTGCCACGATCATGGCACTGGACCGGGCGATCAGGTGCGGCAACGAAGTGCGCGAATCGGTCTACGAGGACCGAGGCATCCTCTTCATCTAG